Within Streptomyces roseirectus, the genomic segment CAGCTCATGGAACTCGGGGGCAAGGGCGCGGCTTTGGTGTTCGACGACGCGGACCTCGGCTCGGCCGTCGCGGGGATCGGGACGACGTTCTCCTTCTACAGCGGGCAGATCTGCACCGCGCCGACCCGGGTACTGGCCCAACGCGGGGTGTACGAACGGGTGGTTGAACAACTGGCCGCGTATGCCGGGCGGTTGACGCTGGGGGATCCCCGGCGGGCCGGGACCGTCATGGGGCCGGTGATCAGTGCCGCGCACCGGGAGCGGGTGCGGGGGTACGTCTCTTCGGCCGAGGGCGAGGGGGCAACGGTCGTCGAGGCCAAGGGGGTTGAGCTTCCCTCGCGGGGCTTCTACGTCGGGCCGGTCGTTCTCGCCGACTGCACCCACGCGATGCGGGCCGTCCGCGAGGAGATCTTCGGGCCCGTCGTCGCCGTCGTCCCCTTCGACGACGAGGAGGAGGGCATCGCGCTCGCCAACGACTCCGAGTACGGGCTGATCGACTACGTCTGGTCCGGCGACGTGGCGCGCGCCTTCCGGGTCGCGCGGCGGCTGCGGGCCGGGGGCGTGGGGATCAACACCGTCGGGCGGAACATGGAGGCGCCGTTCGGGGGGTTCAAGAGGAGCGGGGTGGGACGGGACGTGGGGTCGTACGCGCTGCACGCGTACAGCGAGGTGCAGGCGATCGTGTGGCCGGGGTGAGGGTAGGGGGTAGGCAGGGGTGGGGGCGCCTGCGCGGTGAGGGTCGGCCGCTCGGGGCGTGCGGGGCGCGTACGAGGGCGGGCGCCGGGGCTGAGTGACGCGTTTTGGGTGGTGGGATCGGCGGTTTTCCGCCGGGCGTAGCTCTGAGGTATGGGGCACTATCGGGACATGGGTGATACAGCGGGCGTGATGGTCGCGGTCGACGGTGGTCAGCTCTGGGCCGAGGAGCGGGGGAGCGGGGAAGGGCCGCCGCTGGTACTGCTCCACCCGGGGGTGGGGGACTCCGAGATCTGGGACCCGGTGCTGGACGCGCTGGCCTCGCGGCGCCGGGTCATCCGGTACGACGTCCGGGGGTACGGGCGGTCCCCGGCGCCGGAGGGGCCGTACCGGCAGGACGCCGATCTCGCCGTGCTGCTCGACCACTTCGGCGTGACGCGGGCCGTGCTGGTCGGCAACAGCATGGGCGGGTCCACGGCGATCGCGTACACGCTGGACCACCCCGAGCAGGTGGCGGCGCTCGGGCTGCTGGTCCCCGGGGTGGCGGGTTACCCCGAGCCCGATCCGCCCGAACTCGCCGCGCAGGTCGAGCCGTTGGCGCTGGCCGGGGACCTCGACGGGCTCGCCGACCTGGCGATGTCGTGGTGGGGCGGGGCCGGGACGCCGCCCGACACCGAGGCGCGACGGCTGCTGCGCGGAGTGCTGAAAGGGTGGTTCACCTCGTACCAGCACGAGCAGCAACTACCGTCCTGTTTCGAGCGGTTGGGGGAGCTGACCCTGCCGTGCTCGCTGCTGCTGGGGGAGTTGGACCAGCGGGTCGTCGTCGACCGGAACGAGGTCATCGCCGCGCGGATCCCGGGGTGCCGGCTCGTGCGGGCGGGCGCGTGCGACCACTTTCCGACGCTGCGGGTGCCCGGGGCGGTCGTGGAGCTGGTGGAGGAGCTGTATCTGCGGCTGGGGTGACGGGGGCTACGGGTACGACAGGGTCACCCCTCGTCGAGGTCCACCCGGACCGTCAGCAGGTCGGTGCCCATGACCCGTACCGCCGTGCTGTTCAGCCTCGGCAGGCTCCGCAGGCGGGCCACGGCGTCGTCGTCCGGGAGGAGGTACGCCGTACCGGCGTGCCAGCGGCCCTTGATCCGGATCCTGACCCTCGGGTCGGCCTTGATGTTCCGGACGTACTGCGAGCGCTCACCGAACTCCGACACCAGCCAGAACGAGTCCCCGATCCGGCGCCCGCCCAGCGGGGTGCGGCGGGGGAGCCCCGAGGTCCGGCCGGTGGTCTCCAGGACGGGCTGGAGAGGGAGCCTGCGCATGAGGGGGTTCAGGCGGCGCTGGACGGCGGTGGTGATCCGGAAGCGGCGGTCGGCGAGGGTGGGCATCGGGGGTCCTGAGGGTCGGGGCCGGGATCCCGGCCGATGGGTGGGGCGGGGCTGGCGGGGTGGTGCGGGTGGAGAGGCGGTGGGGGCGGAGAGGGCAGAGAGGGCGGTGTGGGGCACGGTTCGTGTCACTCCCGTACCCCGCAGGTATCCCCGCCGATTGTCCCCCTAGGGCCGGTCACCGTCGCGCCCCCGGGCTCGCCCAGCGCGGCCGCCCCCACAACGCCGCCGACCTCCGCAGCGCCGCCGACTCCCGCAGTGGCGCCGACCCCTCAGCGCCCCCGCCCCAGGAACACCGGATTGGTCAGCGCCGCCAGCGCCCCCGGCAGCGTCGGCCCCGTCGCCGGGTGCCGGACCTCCGCGCGGACGTACGCCGCGTACGACGGCGTCGTCCGCCACTCGAAGACCCCCGACCCCGAGTCCCCTACGGGACCCCCGGTGAACAGGACCCCCTCGTCGGTGACGAGACGGACCGTGCACCCCGTAACCCCTGAGACCTCCACCCGTACGACCACAGGGGTATCCGGGGCGACGGGCAGCCGCTCCCCGATACCGGCGTGCTCGCCGCGCGGCCCGCTCACGGCGAGGGCGACCGAGACGTCCTTGGACTCGGCGATGTAGGAGCGCCCGGCGCGGATGCCGTCCTGGATCGCGCGCCGCGTCAGGTCGTCGGCGAGGACGACGGTCTGGGGGAGCCCGACCACGTCGGGGTCGCGGTGCGCGTCGCTGCTGCCCATGGCCGGGAGCCAGGCGCGGCCCTCGCGGACGGCGGCGACGAGCGTCGCGTCCCAGGAGGCGAGCGCGACCTCGTCGTCCGGGGTGTAGGGGCCGTTCCACACCTCCACCGCGTCGGCCTCGCCGAACCCGAACTTCCAGGCGCAGCCGATGCAGGTGGCGTGCGGGTGAGCGGGGACGACGAGCCCGCCGGCGCGGCGGATCTGGCGGGCGAACCGGGCGAAGCGGTTGTCGCGGGCCCGGTAGCGCCAGTCGACGAAGGTGCCCGGGTCGGTGCCGAGCGCGACGACGTGGCCGTTGCGCGTGGTGATCTCCTCGCCGAGCAGGATCAGCAGGTCGTCACCGGCGTGGTCGGCCCAATGGGGGTGCCCCGCATGGGTGTTGTGCTCGGAGGTGTTGATGAAGTCGAGCCCCGCCGCCCGCGCCAGCGCCGCGATCTCGGCGGGGGTGCGGCGGCCGTCGGAGTACCAGGAGTGCAGATGGCAGTCGCCCCGGTACCAGGCCCGCCCCCGGCCACGCGCCCGCTCCGGCGGGTAGACGGCCCTAGGGGATGCCCCGTACGACCCGGACCCGGACCCGGCCCCGGCCTCCGCCCCCGAACTGGCTCCAGCCCCGGCTTCGGACCCGACCCCGGCCCCGGCCCCCGACCCGGACCCGGAGCTGTCCCCGGCTTCCGACCCGGACTCGGCCCCGGCCACCGACCCGGAACCCGCCCCCGCCCCATACGTGAGGGTGACAGTGATCTCGTACGACACCCCCTGCGGCGCCACGGTGTACGGACCCAGCGCGACGGACCAGGTGCCGGGACGGACCGGCCCCGGCAGATAGCCGGGCGTCGCGTCGTCGGCCCGCACGAAGAACTCCGTACGGGCACCCCCGGACCAGCCCCGGAAGCCCTGCCCGCCGAGTTCCGTGCCGCGTTCGTCGAAGAGGCCGATGTCCAGGGCGTTCCCGGTGGTCCCGGCGGGGACGGCGGGCCGGTCATAGGTGTACGACACCCTCAACTCGGCGACCCCCGGCGGGATTTCGACCGGCACGTACACGAAGTCCGGTGCCCCGGCGGGCAACGTCCCCCGCACGGTCCGCGTCTGCTGCCCGGCCCCGCCGGTCGTCTCACCGGCCCGCGGGCCCCCGACGCGCTGTTCCTCGGCGGAGGCGAAACTCACACCTCCGAGCGTCATCGCCGTGGCCGCGCCCGACACGAACAGGGCACGTCTGCCGATCTCGTGAGCGTCCTCGCACATGGGGCCAGTGTGGAGGAGAGGAGTGAACTCGGGGCGTCCTGAAGGGAATCGGGGAGTGAGGTTGCCTGAGGCATGGGTGCGAGAGGTCGATCCCCCGTTGGCCGTACGGGTAATGTGCGAGTAAATACCGGGTCGAGCGGGGCTGGTCCGGCGTCCGACCAACGCCGCGCCGTGACGTCTCATATCCCCTACGACCCGTAGTACCCGCCCCGACCGGACGGGAGTCGGACAAAACTGGGGGAAGTCGCACATGAGCGCCGTCACGGATTCATATCCGTTCGCCGTCCCGGTGGGCGTGGAGATACCGGAGCGGCTGACCGGCCGCGAGTGCGAAGTACTGCGCGGCCTGGCGAAAGGCGAGTCGAATCGCGTGCTCGCCCGGCGGTTCGAGGCGAGTCTGGCGGCACCGCACCACCGCGAGGCGCTGGCCGTGGCCGACAACGGCTGACGAGGCATCCTCGGCATCCTGATGGTCGCGGCGCAGATCTGCCTCGCCTGCTTCCCGCTGGGCGTCCTCGTGCCGGCGCTGCGCCCCTGGGCCGCCGCCGCGGGGGTGACCGGCTTCGCGCTCACCATGATCGCCCGCGACCTGGTCTTCCTCTCCGGTGTCCTCGACCGCGCCCTCGCCCGGTCCCGCACGCATCTGCACCGGCTGCGCAGGCCCGCCGACCACCGGCGACGGCCACCGCCGCGGCCACCCCCACAACGGCCGCCGCGACCGAGGCGGACAGCGAGGCGAACGGGGCGACACCCCGGCCGGAACCCCGGCCGGAATCCGTCTGAGACAGGAGACGAGAACTATGGGAACACCGACGTGCCTGCTGGGCGGCGCGGGTATCAGCGAGCGGATCAGCCACGGCCACGACGCCGGGCGGTACGTGGAGATCGGCTCCCTCACGAAGGTGTTCACGGCGACCGTGCTCGCCGAGCTGGTGAAGGAGGGCACCGTCGGGCTCGACGCCCCTCTGGAGGACTGCATCGGGTCCGTCCCGAGGGGTACGGGTATCACCCTGAG encodes:
- a CDS encoding alpha/beta fold hydrolase is translated as MGDTAGVMVAVDGGQLWAEERGSGEGPPLVLLHPGVGDSEIWDPVLDALASRRRVIRYDVRGYGRSPAPEGPYRQDADLAVLLDHFGVTRAVLVGNSMGGSTAIAYTLDHPEQVAALGLLVPGVAGYPEPDPPELAAQVEPLALAGDLDGLADLAMSWWGGAGTPPDTEARRLLRGVLKGWFTSYQHEQQLPSCFERLGELTLPCSLLLGELDQRVVVDRNEVIAARIPGCRLVRAGACDHFPTLRVPGAVVELVEELYLRLG
- a CDS encoding CehA/McbA family metallohydrolase, with the protein product MCEDAHEIGRRALFVSGAATAMTLGGVSFASAEEQRVGGPRAGETTGGAGQQTRTVRGTLPAGAPDFVYVPVEIPPGVAELRVSYTYDRPAVPAGTTGNALDIGLFDERGTELGGQGFRGWSGGARTEFFVRADDATPGYLPGPVRPGTWSVALGPYTVAPQGVSYEITVTLTYGAGAGSGSVAGAESGSEAGDSSGSGSGAGAGVGSEAGAGASSGAEAGAGSGSGSYGASPRAVYPPERARGRGRAWYRGDCHLHSWYSDGRRTPAEIAALARAAGLDFINTSEHNTHAGHPHWADHAGDDLLILLGEEITTRNGHVVALGTDPGTFVDWRYRARDNRFARFARQIRRAGGLVVPAHPHATCIGCAWKFGFGEADAVEVWNGPYTPDDEVALASWDATLVAAVREGRAWLPAMGSSDAHRDPDVVGLPQTVVLADDLTRRAIQDGIRAGRSYIAESKDVSVALAVSGPRGEHAGIGERLPVAPDTPVVVRVEVSGVTGCTVRLVTDEGVLFTGGPVGDSGSGVFEWRTTPSYAAYVRAEVRHPATGPTLPGALAALTNPVFLGRGR
- a CDS encoding nitroreductase family deazaflavin-dependent oxidoreductase, with product MPTLADRRFRITTAVQRRLNPLMRRLPLQPVLETTGRTSGLPRRTPLGGRRIGDSFWLVSEFGERSQYVRNIKADPRVRIRIKGRWHAGTAYLLPDDDAVARLRSLPRLNSTAVRVMGTDLLTVRVDLDEG